From Chryseobacterium sp. IHB B 17019, one genomic window encodes:
- a CDS encoding FtsB family cell division protein: MKENNLIKDIQPKSETFRIIQKYVLNKYTITICLFLVWMIFFDKTSFLVINELNGEINKYEEQLQYYKTEYEKNDAFYKKLMNNKSEKEKYARENYFMKKPNEEIFILVVDSANVAKK; encoded by the coding sequence ATGAAAGAAAATAACCTTATTAAAGACATTCAGCCCAAATCTGAAACGTTCAGGATCATTCAAAAATATGTTTTGAATAAATATACCATTACAATTTGTCTATTTTTGGTGTGGATGATATTCTTTGATAAAACTTCGTTTCTGGTAATTAATGAACTGAATGGTGAGATTAACAAATACGAGGAACAGCTTCAATATTATAAAACCGAATACGAAAAAAATGATGCGTTTTATAAGAAATTGATGAATAATAAATCTGAAAAAGAAAAATACGCAAGAGAAAACTATTTCATGAAAAAACCGAATGAAGAGATTTTTATTCTGGTAGTGGATAGTGCGAATGTTGCAAAAAAATAA
- the udk gene encoding uridine kinase, which translates to MLVIGIAGGTGSGKTTVVDKIIQQLDIEGMNILSQDNYYHDNHNLTLTEREALNYDHPKSIDFDLLIQHVKALKNNEPIEQPIYSFVTHTRTADHVTIEPKNVLVVEGILVLTNKELLKEFDLKVFVHADSDERLIRRIRRDTQERGRDLSEVLHRYQTTLKPMHQEFIEPSKNEADLIIPNMRQNSVAIDFLTTVIKNSLRKH; encoded by the coding sequence ATGCTTGTAATAGGAATTGCAGGAGGCACAGGATCCGGCAAAACTACGGTTGTTGACAAGATCATACAACAGCTTGATATTGAAGGAATGAACATCCTTTCACAGGATAATTATTATCACGATAATCATAATCTTACACTAACCGAAAGGGAAGCCTTAAATTATGACCATCCAAAGTCTATTGATTTTGATCTGTTGATACAACACGTAAAAGCTTTAAAAAATAATGAACCTATCGAGCAGCCGATTTATAGCTTTGTTACACACACAAGAACAGCAGATCACGTTACAATTGAGCCTAAAAATGTACTGGTAGTAGAGGGGATTCTTGTACTTACCAACAAAGAACTGTTAAAGGAATTTGATTTAAAAGTGTTTGTTCATGCAGATTCAGACGAGAGACTGATCAGAAGAATCAGAAGAGACACTCAGGAAAGAGGAAGAGATCTGAGTGAAGTCCTTCACCGTTATCAAACCACTTTGAAGCCAATGCATCAGGAATTTATTGAGCCTTCAAAAAATGAAGCAGACCTTATCATTCCGAATATGAGGCAAAATTCCGTAGCGATTGATTTTTTAACTACCGTTATTAAAAACTCGTTGAGAAAACATTAA